The following DNA comes from Desulfurellaceae bacterium.
GGCCTGTATGGCCCGCTGCGGGCTGTGACACACCAGGAGCAGGTCCGTGCCAGCGACCAGGGCCTGAACCGCAGCCTGCTCAACGCTGCCGTGACGGACGATTGCACCCATCTCCAAATCATCGCTGACCACAACCCCGTCGAAGCCAAGCTGGCGGCGCAACAGCTCGGTGATAATCGGTGCTGACAGGCTGGCCGGCCGGTCCGGATCGAGCGCCGGGTAGACGACGTGGGCGGTCATGAGCATTGCGATCT
Coding sequences within:
- a CDS encoding glycoside hydrolase family 3 protein, whose amino-acid sequence is IAMLMTAHVVYPALDPDRPASLSAPIITELLRRQLGFDGVVVSDDLEMGAIVRHGSVEQAAVQALVAGTDLLLVCHSPQRAIQARDACLQALTAGRLSARAQSCGAQDQLQATPVRLC